In Apium graveolens cultivar Ventura chromosome 10, ASM990537v1, whole genome shotgun sequence, the following are encoded in one genomic region:
- the LOC141690843 gene encoding uncharacterized protein LOC141690843: MDKTWILQDRDSLAFEMGVENFLIYAEENSEDRNKIPCPCERCASFKKFSIKTIRGHIYDNGFCLGYVHWIWHGETASTGPKSSSASCPPEEQAPDPPPEQASDEALVQDQEHVAASETVDVYEAAYNSGQYDNDSYQFRRFVADAEQPLYEGSDCTKLESMLKLHNWKSKFGITDSAFTDLLSSVGSLLPKDNVLPSNAYEAKKTLSNLGLEYIKFHSCLNDCILYRGVHVDATKCPKCRLSRWKLTKKGEERVNLSAKVM; encoded by the coding sequence atggataagacatggatTTTGCAAGATAGGGATTCTTTAGCATTTGAAATGGGGGTGGAAAACTTCTTGATATATGCTGAAGAAAATTCTGAAGATCGTAACAAAATTCCTTGCCCTTGTGAACGATGCGCCAGTTTTAAAAAATTCTCTATAAAAACAATCAGGGGCCATATCTATGACAATGGCTTTTGTCTAGGTTATGTGCATTGGATTTGGCACGGGGAGACTGCTTCTACAGGTCCTAAATCTTCAAGTGCTAGTTGTCCACCTGAAGAGCAAGCTCCAGACCCACCTCCTGAGCAAGCCTCTGATGAAGCATTAGTGCAAGATCAGGAGCATGTCGCTGCTTCGGAAACTGTTGATGTTTATGAAGCGGCATATAACTCGGGTCAATATGATAATGATTCATATCAGTTTAGGAGGTTCGTAGCCGATGCTGAGCAACCTCTATATGAGGGTAGTGATTGTACTAAGTTAGAGTCGATGTTGAAGTTGCATAACTGGAAATCTAAGTTTGGTATTACCGATAGTGCCTTCACTGACCTCCTTTCTTCTGTTGGGTCTCTACTTCCCAAAGATAATGTGTTACCTAGTAATGCATATGAAGCAAAAAAAACCCTCTCCAATTTAGGTCTAGAGTATATAAAGTTCCATTCATGTCTGAATGACTGTATATTGTACAGGGGTGTACATGTTGATGCAACCAAGTGTCCTAAGTGTCGACTTTCTCGGTGGAAATTGACAAAGAAAGGTGAAGAGAGGGTTAATCTTTCAGCCAAAGTCATGtga